A region from the Candidatus Polarisedimenticolia bacterium genome encodes:
- a CDS encoding DEAD/DEAH box helicase, producing the protein MTFSELGLAPEIARAVLEKGYEAPTPIQAGTIPGVLSGKDLIGCAQTGTGKTAAFTLPILHRLRAGTRGRLRALILTPTRELALQIADSLKAYGRHVRLETAVVHGGVGHQPQEAKLRRGVDILVATPGRLLDHMGRGYVDFRGLEVLVLDEADRMLDMGFIRDVRRIIAALPARRQTLMFSATMPDEIRKLSREILREPLNVEVAPRRSAPAAGVRQTLLPVDTSRKRELMAHLLETEARGLTLVFTRTKHGANKLARHLEGRGHSVALLHGNRSQSQRNQALAAFKGKRARVMVATDIAGRGIDVEGIAHVVNYDLPNVPEDYVHRIGRTARAGASGDALSLVSPEDHPHVRGIETLIGAKIERRVVQGFAETKAASRPIGQGAPAWARPVSGHSRPKGAGAHPRHMGSVGSARHMGAAGPARPMNPGAPVRSIGPVAPARQPAPVARPVFSNASAPPAGGSDSTSRGSHAWRGRGFRRH; encoded by the coding sequence GTGACATTTTCAGAACTGGGCCTCGCGCCCGAAATCGCCCGCGCCGTGCTCGAAAAAGGGTACGAGGCTCCGACGCCGATCCAGGCGGGCACCATCCCCGGCGTCCTCAGCGGCAAGGACCTGATCGGCTGCGCCCAGACGGGCACCGGCAAGACCGCAGCATTCACCCTGCCGATCCTGCATCGCCTGCGCGCCGGAACGCGCGGCAGGCTGCGGGCGCTGATCCTGACCCCGACGCGCGAGCTCGCGCTGCAGATCGCCGATTCGCTCAAGGCCTACGGCCGCCACGTGCGGCTCGAAACCGCGGTCGTGCACGGCGGCGTCGGGCACCAGCCGCAGGAAGCGAAGCTCAGGCGCGGCGTCGACATCCTGGTGGCGACACCCGGGAGGCTGCTCGACCACATGGGGCGCGGCTACGTCGATTTCCGCGGGCTCGAAGTGCTGGTCCTGGACGAAGCGGACCGGATGCTCGACATGGGCTTCATCCGCGACGTGCGCCGCATTATCGCGGCCCTGCCGGCGCGCCGGCAGACCCTGATGTTCTCGGCGACCATGCCGGACGAGATCCGGAAGCTGTCGCGCGAGATCCTGCGCGAGCCCTTGAACGTCGAGGTGGCCCCGCGCCGCTCGGCCCCGGCCGCAGGCGTCCGCCAGACGCTCCTGCCGGTCGACACCAGCCGCAAGCGCGAGCTGATGGCCCACCTGCTCGAGACCGAGGCGCGCGGCCTGACCCTCGTGTTCACGCGCACCAAGCACGGCGCCAACAAGCTGGCCCGACACCTCGAAGGGCGCGGCCATTCCGTGGCGCTCCTGCACGGCAACCGCAGCCAGTCGCAGCGCAACCAGGCCCTCGCGGCCTTCAAAGGAAAGCGGGCGCGCGTGATGGTCGCGACCGACATCGCCGGCCGCGGCATCGACGTCGAAGGGATCGCCCACGTCGTCAATTACGATTTGCCCAATGTTCCCGAGGACTACGTGCACCGGATCGGGAGGACGGCGCGCGCCGGAGCCTCCGGCGATGCGTTGTCGCTGGTGTCTCCGGAAGATCACCCGCACGTGCGCGGGATCGAGACCCTGATCGGCGCCAAGATCGAACGCCGCGTCGTGCAGGGATTCGCGGAAACCAAGGCCGCCTCCCGGCCGATCGGCCAGGGGGCGCCGGCGTGGGCCCGACCCGTCAGCGGTCACTCCAGGCCCAAGGGCGCAGGGGCTCATCCCCGCCACATGGGATCCGTCGGCTCGGCCCGGCACATGGGTGCAGCCGGCCCGGCCAGGCCGATGAACCCGGGTGCTCCGGTCAGGTCGATTGGTCCGGTTGCTCCGGCCAGGCAGCCGGCACCGGTCGCCCGCCCCGTCTTCTCGAACGCGTCCGCGCCACCGGCGGGCGGATCCGACTCGACCTCCCGTGGCAGTCATGCCTGGAGAGGCAGGGGCTTCCGGCGCCACTGA